In Streptomyces sp. DG2A-72, one genomic interval encodes:
- a CDS encoding mandelate racemase/muconate lactonizing enzyme family protein, translated as MRITGISTYVVGTPWRNLTYVQVHTDEGITGVGETRMLGHTDALIGYLREAENNHILGSDPFATEDLVRRMKYGDYGRAGEIVMSGIAVIEMACWDIKGKALGVPVWQLLGGKVTDKVKAYANGWYTTERTPEAYHKAAQEVMARGYKALKIDPFGTGHYELDHQQTLYAVSLIEAVRDAIGPDSELMLEMHGRFSPSTAVRLAHELAPFKPAWLEEPVPPENLKALEKVSAKVDMPVATGERIHDRIEFRELFESQAVDILQPDVGHIGGIWETRKLAATAETHYMLVAPHNVGGSVLTAASLQVGFSTPNFKILEHFNDFADAEIKKVVKGAPQVVDGYFEISDAPGLGVELDTDAAAEFPQQQARFDLWAEGWEQRKPKGSGK; from the coding sequence GTGCGCATCACCGGAATCAGCACATACGTGGTCGGAACGCCGTGGCGCAATCTGACGTATGTCCAGGTGCACACCGACGAGGGGATCACGGGTGTCGGCGAGACCCGGATGCTGGGCCACACCGACGCGCTGATCGGCTACCTGCGGGAGGCCGAGAACAACCACATTCTCGGCTCCGACCCGTTCGCCACGGAAGACCTCGTACGGCGGATGAAGTACGGGGACTACGGGCGGGCCGGCGAGATCGTCATGTCCGGGATCGCCGTCATCGAGATGGCCTGCTGGGACATCAAGGGCAAGGCGCTCGGCGTACCCGTGTGGCAGCTGCTCGGCGGCAAGGTCACCGACAAGGTCAAGGCCTACGCCAATGGCTGGTACACGACGGAGCGGACGCCGGAGGCCTACCACAAGGCGGCCCAGGAGGTCATGGCCCGCGGGTACAAGGCGCTCAAGATCGACCCCTTCGGGACCGGGCACTACGAGCTGGACCACCAGCAGACCCTGTACGCCGTGTCGCTGATCGAGGCCGTGCGCGACGCCATCGGGCCGGATTCCGAGCTGATGCTGGAGATGCACGGCCGGTTCTCACCCTCCACCGCCGTCCGTCTCGCGCACGAGCTCGCGCCCTTCAAGCCCGCCTGGCTGGAAGAGCCCGTGCCGCCGGAGAACCTGAAGGCGCTCGAAAAGGTTTCGGCGAAGGTCGACATGCCCGTCGCCACCGGTGAGCGCATTCACGATCGCATCGAGTTCCGCGAGCTGTTCGAGAGCCAGGCCGTCGACATCCTGCAGCCCGATGTCGGCCACATCGGCGGCATCTGGGAGACCCGTAAGCTCGCCGCCACCGCCGAGACCCACTACATGCTGGTCGCGCCGCACAACGTCGGCGGCTCCGTGCTGACCGCCGCCTCCCTCCAAGTCGGCTTCTCCACGCCGAACTTCAAGATCCTGGAGCACTTCAACGACTTCGCCGACGCGGAGATCAAGAAGGTCGTCAAGGGGGCGCCCCAGGTCGTGGACGGGTACTTCGAGATCTCCGACGCGCCCGGTCTCGGCGTCGAGCTCGACACCGACGCGGCGGCCGAATTCCCGCAGCAGCAGGCCCGGTTCGACCTGTGGGCCGAGGGCTGGGAGCAGCGCAAGCCGAAGGGCAGCGGGAAGTGA
- a CDS encoding zinc-binding dehydrogenase — translation MSTAVVIEAPGEHRLTEHTPREPGPGEALVGVHAVGICGSDREVYQGNRPEGYVRYPLTPGHEWSGTVHTVGAGVPESLIGRKVVGEGFRNCQVCDRCHAGETTLCTAGYEETGFTQPGAMADTLTLPARLLHVLPDAADLTAAALLEPAACIAAAALKANARPGERVAVVGTGTLGMFAVQFLKAGSPAELLVVGTRGDREALSRQYGATDFRTKDQPLPDDFDVVIETAGSASAARTAASLLRRGGRLVLTGIPAPGAEGLDPTDLVVRQLEVHTVFGAPPDAWAHTVRVFAAGLLDPLPLVSHELPLAEFAQAIELVGSGDPKVGKVLLRP, via the coding sequence GTGAGCACCGCCGTCGTCATCGAGGCGCCCGGCGAGCACCGGCTCACCGAGCACACGCCGCGTGAGCCCGGTCCCGGCGAGGCGCTCGTCGGCGTGCACGCCGTGGGGATCTGCGGCAGCGACCGCGAGGTCTATCAGGGCAACCGGCCCGAGGGGTACGTCCGTTACCCGCTCACCCCGGGTCACGAGTGGTCGGGGACCGTGCACACCGTCGGCGCCGGTGTGCCGGAGTCCCTCATCGGCCGCAAGGTCGTCGGCGAGGGCTTCCGCAACTGCCAGGTCTGCGACCGCTGCCACGCGGGCGAGACGACCCTGTGCACGGCCGGCTACGAGGAGACCGGGTTCACGCAGCCGGGCGCCATGGCCGACACGCTCACCCTCCCGGCCCGGCTCCTGCACGTCCTGCCGGACGCGGCCGACCTCACGGCGGCGGCCCTGCTCGAGCCCGCCGCCTGTATCGCGGCCGCCGCGCTCAAGGCCAATGCCCGGCCCGGGGAGCGCGTGGCCGTCGTAGGCACCGGCACGCTCGGCATGTTCGCCGTGCAGTTCCTGAAGGCGGGCTCCCCGGCCGAGCTGCTGGTCGTCGGCACGCGGGGCGACCGCGAGGCGCTGTCGCGCCAGTACGGCGCCACCGACTTCCGTACGAAGGACCAGCCGCTTCCCGACGACTTCGACGTGGTGATCGAGACCGCCGGGTCCGCGTCCGCCGCGCGCACCGCCGCCTCCCTGCTCAGGCGCGGCGGACGCCTGGTCCTGACGGGCATCCCGGCGCCGGGCGCCGAGGGTCTCGACCCGACCGATCTGGTCGTACGGCAGCTGGAGGTGCACACCGTCTTCGGGGCGCCGCCGGACGCCTGGGCGCACACGGTGCGGGTGTTCGCCGCCGGGCTCCTCGACCCGTTGCCGCTCGTCTCGCACGAGCTGCCGCTGGCCGAGTTCGCGCAGGCCATCGAGCTGGTGGGATCCGGTGATCCGAAGGTCGGCAAAGTGCTCCTGCGCCCCTAG